Proteins encoded together in one Bradyrhizobium sp. CB82 window:
- a CDS encoding alpha/beta hydrolase, with the protein MSDKRPENFSSVWADLRGVSFRQHFIDAGGIRTRCIESGDPSKPLVLALHGVGGHAEAYSRNFGPHADHFWFVAIDMLGHGWTDKPAIDYQVKDYADHVLSVLKTLGRDKAMVSGESLGGWVATYLAVHRPAAVEKLVLNTAGGWTAHPQVMERLKKLSNEAASDPSWERIKARLEFLMCDKSMVSDDLIETRRAIYAQPGFADTMKRIMCLQEMEIRRPNMITADQYRSIKAPTMVVWTSHDPTATPEEGKQIADMIPRSKFVVMNRCGHWPQFEDAEQFNRLHIEFLRTGK; encoded by the coding sequence ATGAGCGACAAAAGACCAGAGAACTTTTCCAGCGTCTGGGCCGATCTGAGGGGCGTTTCCTTCAGGCAGCACTTCATCGACGCTGGCGGAATTCGGACCCGCTGCATCGAGTCCGGCGACCCTTCCAAACCGCTCGTCCTGGCGCTGCACGGCGTCGGCGGCCATGCCGAGGCATATTCGAGAAACTTCGGTCCGCACGCCGATCACTTCTGGTTCGTGGCGATCGACATGCTGGGCCACGGGTGGACCGACAAGCCGGCTATCGACTACCAGGTCAAGGACTACGCTGACCATGTGCTCTCCGTCCTCAAGACGCTCGGCCGAGATAAGGCGATGGTCAGCGGTGAATCGTTGGGCGGCTGGGTCGCGACATATCTGGCCGTGCATCGTCCGGCTGCGGTCGAGAAGCTTGTCCTCAACACAGCCGGCGGCTGGACTGCGCATCCCCAGGTGATGGAGCGGCTGAAAAAGCTGTCCAACGAGGCCGCGTCCGATCCCTCCTGGGAGCGGATCAAGGCTCGCCTCGAATTCCTGATGTGCGACAAGAGCATGGTCTCGGACGATCTGATCGAGACCCGTCGCGCGATCTACGCACAGCCGGGGTTCGCCGACACGATGAAGCGAATCATGTGCCTACAGGAGATGGAAATCCGCCGGCCCAACATGATCACCGCCGATCAATATCGCTCGATCAAGGCGCCGACCATGGTCGTGTGGACCTCGCACGATCCGACTGCGACGCCCGAGGAGGGAAAGCAGATCGCGGACATGATTCCGCGCTCGAAATTCGTCGTCATGAACCGCTGCGGCCACTGGCCCCAGTTCGAGGACGCCGAGCAGTTCAACCGGCTCCACATCGAATTCCTCCGGACCGGCAAATAA